DNA from Xanthomonas hyacinthi:
CTCAAGCACTCGGGGATCCATGCGGCGCGAATAGTCCCAATCCGCGGTCACGTCGAGCGTGAAGCCACCAACGATCGCGCCGTCTTCTCCGGCGAGGAACACCGGGCCGATGCGCTCATATTGTCTGTCCAAACGCGGATCGGTCGATCTGCGCCGGAACGCGTTCGGGGCCAGCAGGCACTGGGCGAGCTCTGGATGATGTCGGGCAAGCGCCCGAAATGCCGACAGGCTGTCGAACAGGATCGATTCGCCGCCGCTGGGCGCATGCTGCTTGCACAGGAGGACCGAGGTCTTGATCGTGCCAATGGGCAGGTAGGAACCGTCGGTATGCAACGCCGCGCTCGACGTGCCGTTGAATACATCATGTCGGCCACTCGTTAAACCGCCGACCTGGTTCATGCCCGACGGCGACATGCCTTCCATGTGCACTCGACGGTTGAAATCGGACTGATACATCGGCCCCAGATGATAGAGCGCTGCCAGCCGCTCGAAGTCGTGCGCATCGAATCGCCATTGGTCGCGGACGATCGCGAATCCATACCTGCCGACATCCCGCACGACGGCTTTTACATCGTTCGCATCGAGCACCTGTGCAGGCCAACCGTTGAAACGGGTTTGCATACAATGCCTCTGATGAAAAGGAAAATTCTGGTACTGAAACGTTCTTGGGTAAGCAACTTATGCGACAGGTTTTCATGGAAGACCAGACGGCGATTGCCCGCCACTGAGATTCTGACGTTCGTCCACTTCAGCGCATTTGCACTATAACGACAGAACATCGCGCTTTGTTTACACATCGGGCTCGTAGCGCCATTGATCTGGATAATCTTGCAAGCAATGTATTCTCGCGTCAGGTACGAAGGGCGCGGCCGAACTTTTCAGATTTTCATCGGTGCATATAAGGCACAGGGTACTTTGTTTACCCGCGCGTTTTCGCGGGTGCTTGCCAGAAACGCGTGGTTATTATGTACGCGCAGAAGCCGGGTTACCGTGATGTCGTACTCATCCCATTCAAGTGCAATATGACGCCATCTACAAACTCGAGCATGCAGGCTGCGAGCAACGGATCCTGCCCTGCCGCAATTGATCAACGGATCAATCGAAGGGGCGGAGCTGTGCGGCGGCACGATCGTGGATGCCACGATCATTGCCGCGCCCGGCTCGACCAAGAACCTCAATGGCGAGCGCGACCCGCAGATGCGCCAGGACAGGAAAGGCAGCCAGTATTGCCTTCGGATGAAAGATGAAGTGGCGGGGTTGCTGGTGCAGCTGCATGGACGCCATGGCCTGATGGCGTCGTTGCTGCAAGGCACCGGGATGCGATTGATGGAATGCGTCTGCCTGCTGATCGAGGACGTGATTTCGCGAGGGGCGAGATCGCCGTGTGCGATGGCAGGGGCGGCAGGGATCGTCGCACGACGCTGCCGCTGCCCCTGCGCGACGCGTTGCTGGCGCAGCTGGAGCG
Protein-coding regions in this window:
- a CDS encoding TauD/TfdA family dioxygenase, whose product is MQTRFNGWPAQVLDANDVKAVVRDVGRYGFAIVRDQWRFDAHDFERLAALYHLGPMYQSDFNRRVHMEGMSPSGMNQVGGLTSGRHDVFNGTSSAALHTDGSYLPIGTIKTSVLLCKQHAPSGGESILFDSLSAFRALARHHPELAQCLLAPNAFRRRSTDPRLDRQYERIGPVFLAGEDGAIVGGFTLDVTADWDYSRRMDPRVLEAVAYLTRLADPQSGYTLSFALQKGQALILRNDQLSHGRSVYVDDPANPRVLLRGLFLSAPRACAMQQAPARASVAQA